The Elaeis guineensis isolate ETL-2024a chromosome 13, EG11, whole genome shotgun sequence genome includes a region encoding these proteins:
- the LOC105056829 gene encoding LOW QUALITY PROTEIN: ubiquitin carboxyl-terminal hydrolase 4 (The sequence of the model RefSeq protein was modified relative to this genomic sequence to represent the inferred CDS: inserted 1 base in 1 codon) has product MRCSFPMTDDEELTVTVMFSLNNCTICQRKSLRSAESTEAITEIEEREGAGDKSINASPSLRRSFLRRSLSPWRDGRRPELETLRLHCLLFLPKKPASNLRRPAADGKRPAVVAEGGAERGKSSAVAGLWTGLRYLAGVAXGWWEKWMVMGTAGSKLERSLGDQFPEGERYFGLENFGNTCYCNSVLQALYFCVPFREQLLEYYANNKNIRETEENLLICLADLFTQISSQKKKTGVISPKRFVQRVKKQNEYFRSYMHQDAHEFLNFLLNELVEVLEKESDAAEGSPGTSSPSEKITNAARHPLANGVSKEPLVTWVHKSFQGILTNETRCLQCETVTARDEAFFDLSLDIEQNSSITSCLKNFSSTETLNAEDKFFCDKCCSLQEAQKRMKIKKPPHVLVIHLKRFKYIEQLGRNKKLSYRVVFPMELKLNDTVDGADSEYSLFAVVVHVGSGTNHGHYVSLVKSHNHWLFFDDENVEMTDESTVQTFFGSAQEYSGNTDHGYILFYESLGGRS; this is encoded by the exons AGTCTGCGGTCTGCGGAGTCAACGGAAGCGATCACCGAGATCGAAGAAAGAGAAGGAGCTGGCGATAAATCCATCAACGCCTCTCCATCGCTCCGTCGCTCGTTTCTTCGTCGCTCCCTCAGCCCCTGGCGCGACGGTCGGAGGCCCGAACTCGAAACCCTCCGGCTCCATTGCCTCCTCTTCCTTCCCAAGAAGCCGGCTTCAAACCTTAGAAGGCCTGCGGCGGACGGGAAGCGCCCGGCGGTGGTCGCGGAAGGAGGGGCGGAGAGGGGGAAATCGTCGGCGGTTGCGGGCTTGTGGACTGGGCTGAGGTATCTGGCCGGGGTCG GGGGGTGGTGGGAGAAGTGGATGGTTATGGGAACCGCGGGTTCCAAGCTCGAGAGGTCTCTTGGAGACCAGTTCCCCGAAGGTGAGCGGTACTTCGGCCTCGAGAACTTCGGCAACACTTGCTACTGTAACAGCGTCTTGCAG GCATTATATTTTTGTGTACCATTCAGGGAGCAATTACTGGAGTATTATGCAAATAACAAGAACATAAGAGAGACAGAGGAGAACCTTTTGATATGTTTGGCAGATTTGTTCACTCAG ATAAGTTCCCAAAAGAAAAAAACTGGTGTTATTTCTCCAAAGCGTTTTGTGCAGAGAGTGAAGAAACAGAATGAGTATTTCCGTAGTTACATGCACCAG GATGCTCATGAGTTTTTGAATTTCTTGCTAAATGAACTTGTTGAAGTTCTTGAGAAAGAGTCTGACGCTGCAGAAGGCTCCCCTGGAACCTCATCACCATCAGAAAAGATTACTAATGCAGCACGCCACCCTCTAGCAAATGGTGTCAGTAAAGAGCCACTTGTTACTTGGGTCCATAAGAGCTTTCAG GGTATACTGACCAATGAAACTAGATGCTTACAGTGTGAAACAGTCACCGCAAGGGATGAAGCTTTTTTTGACTTAAGCCTTGACATCGAGCAAAATAGTTCTATCACTAGCTGCCTCAAAAACTTCAGTTCAACAGAGACTTTAAATGCTGAAGACAAGTTCTTCTGTGACAAGTGCTGCAG TTTGCAGGAAGCCCAGAAGAGGATGAAGATCAAGAAGCCTCCACATGTCCTGGTGATTCATCTCAAGCGCTTCAAGTATATTGAGCAGCTTGGCCGAAACAAGAAACTATCTTACCGGGTTGTGTTTCCCATGGAATTGAAGCTCAATGACACAGTTGATGGTGCAGACTCGGAGTACTCTCTCTTTGCGGTTGTGGTCCATGTTGGAAGCGGTACAAACCATGGACACTATGTCAGCCTTGTTAAAAGCCATAACCACTGGTTGTTCTTTGATGATGAAAATGTGGAGATGACAGATGAGTCCACTGTGCAGACATTCTTTGGGTCTGCACAGGAGTACTCAGGCAACACGGATCATGGGTACATCTTATTCTATGAGAGCCTTGGTGGAAGAAGTTGA
- the LOC105056828 gene encoding protein LNK1 isoform X2 has protein sequence MSDHETENATWLEFDESGHCIVHHQGCKKVNEPVASGDFLAKPQYEVGNNAGKSTSSIGSKNKKVLREKEERAFFPSPKGGSSTVPEDLWSHATRKVAPAFYDPYSFDDFNSLASQEDARLAYVENQHMERENDLLYHDLPDIGSFEDIDRMLRTCESTFGQGSNSADELSWFSSSSHSTYGIGDTFKSDSQSSVLDPTVMNGTSAHHGAITAFPENNLFAADSDKILSHSYRSFVLVSNGENKSDCTLQEKAYDGGGGTEIKSTLMQVSNENSLNECENFNTINMHLTQLGRPYLFEGNEKERLSESTSNTSFCGPGQMQQFADQGNLSSVFSARQPYSSQLLLKHNHIWGSGSSSSMHTFSPCAQLERSLPLHQDLFAQTMPSVLSTSDYNPSSSYKVSAHVRNYFPQCMENLPVPLSEPAAMTPEEINEKPCLGQNLCAASTAKHPAHLASSTSITSHQEPHHKFQHEIRGDSVQEDISFKLPAIEIESSTVQESPCMTSALSDNISLKAISFQQLQDVILQLDIGTRQCMRDSLYRLARSAEKRYNFASANNTSKESGGILDTEEPNRSSDYITTETETNPIDRSIAHLLFHRPSETLTMSSECARSLESHMIDEQIHGHVQLPGSNA, from the exons ATGTCAGATCATGAG ACTGAAAATGCTACTTGGTTGGAATTTGATGAGAGCGGTCACTGTATAGTGCATCATCAAGGCTGTAAAAAGGTTAATGAACCTGTAGCATCAGGTGATTTTCTCGCGAAGCCACAGTATGAAGTAGGAAATAATGCTGGAAAGAGCACAAGCAGCATAGGATCTAAGAATAAAAAAGTTCTTcgggaaaaagaagagagagcctTTTTCCCTTCTCCAAAGGGTGGAAGCTCCACTGTACCAGAGGACTTATGGTCTCATGCAACAAGAAAAGTAGCTCCAGCATTTTATGATCCTTATTCCTTCGATGACTTCAATTCTTTGGCTTCCCAAGAAG ATGCTAGACTTGCTTATGTGGAAAATCAACACATGGAGAGAGAAAATGATCTTTTATATCATGATTTGCCTGATATTGGCAGTTTCGAGGATATTGATAGAATGCTTAG GACTTGTGAATCCACATTTGGGCAAGGAAGCAACTCTGCAGATGAGCTGTCATGGTTTTCATCTTCTTCACATAGCACCTATGGGATAGGCGATACTTTCAAGTCAGACTCACAATCTTCAGTTTTAGACCCAACAGTTATGAATGGTACATCAGCACATCATGGTGCAATAACTGCTTTTCCTGAAAACAATCTGTTTGCTGCTGATAGTGATAAGATCTTGAGTCATTCTTATCGATCTTTTGTATTGGTCAGCAATGGTGAAAATAAGAGTGACTGTACACTGCAAGAAAAG GCATATGATGGGGGTGGAGGTACTGAGATTAAATCAACTCTTATGCAAGTCAGCAATGAAAATAGCTTGAATGAATGTGAGAATTTTAATACG ATTAATATGCACTTAACTCAGCTGGGGAGACCATACTTATTTGAAGGAAATGAAAAAGAACGACTTTCAGAATCTACAAGTAACACTTCTTTCTGTGGCCCTGGCCAAATGCAACAATTTGCAGATCAGGGCAATCTCTCTTCAGTTTTCTCAGCTCGGCAACCTTATTCCTCTCAACTTCTTCTGAAGCACAATCATATTTGGGGATCTGGTTCTTCAAGCTCAATGCACACCTTCAGTCCTTGTGCACAACTAGAAAGAAGCCTTCCTCTGCATCAGGATCTGTTTGCACAGACAATGCCAAGTGTTTTATCCACAAGTGATTATAATCCTTCCTCTTCTTATAAAGTCTCTGCACATGTTAGAAATTATTTTCCACAGTGCATGGAGAACTTGCCGGTTCCTTTGTCTGAGCCTGCAGCTATGACGCCTGAGGAAATCAATGAGAAACCATGCCTTGGACAGAATTTATGTGCTGCATCGACTGCTAAGCATCCAGCTCACCTGGCTTCATCAACAAGTATAACTTCACATCAGGAACCGCACCATAAATTTCAGCATGAAATTAGAGGTGACAGTGTACAAGAGGACATAAGCTTTAAACTTCCAGCAATTGAGATAGAGTCTTCAACAGTACAAGAAAGCCCTTGCATGACATCTGCTCTTTCTGACAATATCTCACTGAAAGCAATTAGCTTTCAACAGCTTCAGGATGTCATACTTCAA TTGGATATTGGAACAAGACAATGCATGAGAGATAGCTTGTATCGTTTAGCAAGGAGTGCTgaaaaaagatataattttgCTTCTGCAAACAACACCAGCAAAGAGAGTGGAGGAATTTTGGATACAGAGGAACCAAACAG GTCTTCGGATTATATAACTACTGAAACTGAAACAAATCCAATAGATCGCTCAATTGCACATCTACTTTTCCATAGACCCTCAGAGACTCTGACAATGTCCAGTGAATGTGCAAGGTCACTTGAATCACATATGATT GATGAACAGATACATGGTCATGTACAGCTTCCAGGAAGTAATGCCTGA
- the LOC105056828 gene encoding protein LNK1 isoform X1, translating into MLCNLVINRFVQTENATWLEFDESGHCIVHHQGCKKVNEPVASGDFLAKPQYEVGNNAGKSTSSIGSKNKKVLREKEERAFFPSPKGGSSTVPEDLWSHATRKVAPAFYDPYSFDDFNSLASQEDARLAYVENQHMERENDLLYHDLPDIGSFEDIDRMLRTCESTFGQGSNSADELSWFSSSSHSTYGIGDTFKSDSQSSVLDPTVMNGTSAHHGAITAFPENNLFAADSDKILSHSYRSFVLVSNGENKSDCTLQEKAYDGGGGTEIKSTLMQVSNENSLNECENFNTINMHLTQLGRPYLFEGNEKERLSESTSNTSFCGPGQMQQFADQGNLSSVFSARQPYSSQLLLKHNHIWGSGSSSSMHTFSPCAQLERSLPLHQDLFAQTMPSVLSTSDYNPSSSYKVSAHVRNYFPQCMENLPVPLSEPAAMTPEEINEKPCLGQNLCAASTAKHPAHLASSTSITSHQEPHHKFQHEIRGDSVQEDISFKLPAIEIESSTVQESPCMTSALSDNISLKAISFQQLQDVILQLDIGTRQCMRDSLYRLARSAEKRYNFASANNTSKESGGILDTEEPNRSSDYITTETETNPIDRSIAHLLFHRPSETLTMSSECARSLESHMIDEQIHGHVQLPGSNA; encoded by the exons ATGTTGTGTAACCTAGTTATTAATCGGTTTGTCCAGACTGAAAATGCTACTTGGTTGGAATTTGATGAGAGCGGTCACTGTATAGTGCATCATCAAGGCTGTAAAAAGGTTAATGAACCTGTAGCATCAGGTGATTTTCTCGCGAAGCCACAGTATGAAGTAGGAAATAATGCTGGAAAGAGCACAAGCAGCATAGGATCTAAGAATAAAAAAGTTCTTcgggaaaaagaagagagagcctTTTTCCCTTCTCCAAAGGGTGGAAGCTCCACTGTACCAGAGGACTTATGGTCTCATGCAACAAGAAAAGTAGCTCCAGCATTTTATGATCCTTATTCCTTCGATGACTTCAATTCTTTGGCTTCCCAAGAAG ATGCTAGACTTGCTTATGTGGAAAATCAACACATGGAGAGAGAAAATGATCTTTTATATCATGATTTGCCTGATATTGGCAGTTTCGAGGATATTGATAGAATGCTTAG GACTTGTGAATCCACATTTGGGCAAGGAAGCAACTCTGCAGATGAGCTGTCATGGTTTTCATCTTCTTCACATAGCACCTATGGGATAGGCGATACTTTCAAGTCAGACTCACAATCTTCAGTTTTAGACCCAACAGTTATGAATGGTACATCAGCACATCATGGTGCAATAACTGCTTTTCCTGAAAACAATCTGTTTGCTGCTGATAGTGATAAGATCTTGAGTCATTCTTATCGATCTTTTGTATTGGTCAGCAATGGTGAAAATAAGAGTGACTGTACACTGCAAGAAAAG GCATATGATGGGGGTGGAGGTACTGAGATTAAATCAACTCTTATGCAAGTCAGCAATGAAAATAGCTTGAATGAATGTGAGAATTTTAATACG ATTAATATGCACTTAACTCAGCTGGGGAGACCATACTTATTTGAAGGAAATGAAAAAGAACGACTTTCAGAATCTACAAGTAACACTTCTTTCTGTGGCCCTGGCCAAATGCAACAATTTGCAGATCAGGGCAATCTCTCTTCAGTTTTCTCAGCTCGGCAACCTTATTCCTCTCAACTTCTTCTGAAGCACAATCATATTTGGGGATCTGGTTCTTCAAGCTCAATGCACACCTTCAGTCCTTGTGCACAACTAGAAAGAAGCCTTCCTCTGCATCAGGATCTGTTTGCACAGACAATGCCAAGTGTTTTATCCACAAGTGATTATAATCCTTCCTCTTCTTATAAAGTCTCTGCACATGTTAGAAATTATTTTCCACAGTGCATGGAGAACTTGCCGGTTCCTTTGTCTGAGCCTGCAGCTATGACGCCTGAGGAAATCAATGAGAAACCATGCCTTGGACAGAATTTATGTGCTGCATCGACTGCTAAGCATCCAGCTCACCTGGCTTCATCAACAAGTATAACTTCACATCAGGAACCGCACCATAAATTTCAGCATGAAATTAGAGGTGACAGTGTACAAGAGGACATAAGCTTTAAACTTCCAGCAATTGAGATAGAGTCTTCAACAGTACAAGAAAGCCCTTGCATGACATCTGCTCTTTCTGACAATATCTCACTGAAAGCAATTAGCTTTCAACAGCTTCAGGATGTCATACTTCAA TTGGATATTGGAACAAGACAATGCATGAGAGATAGCTTGTATCGTTTAGCAAGGAGTGCTgaaaaaagatataattttgCTTCTGCAAACAACACCAGCAAAGAGAGTGGAGGAATTTTGGATACAGAGGAACCAAACAG GTCTTCGGATTATATAACTACTGAAACTGAAACAAATCCAATAGATCGCTCAATTGCACATCTACTTTTCCATAGACCCTCAGAGACTCTGACAATGTCCAGTGAATGTGCAAGGTCACTTGAATCACATATGATT GATGAACAGATACATGGTCATGTACAGCTTCCAGGAAGTAATGCCTGA